From Carya illinoinensis cultivar Pawnee chromosome 5, C.illinoinensisPawnee_v1, whole genome shotgun sequence, one genomic window encodes:
- the LOC122311415 gene encoding protein trichome birefringence-like 13: protein MAARDDHHNHVKKIPLFPLLSLLCFASIFLVLSLSRKTSSNPLISHQSFQFGENPVTDPNVALSGTCDYSDGVWIYDHEPRPARYDGSCKEIFKGWNCISNNKSNGWELTKWRWKPRLCDLPLFDPVYFLDKYRNTNIGFVGDSLNRNMFVSLFCTLKRVSSEVKKWRPAGADRGFTFLNYNLTIAYHRTNLLASYGRWSANANGGMLESLGFKEGFRVDVDVPEGTWAGAPAFHDILIFNTGHWWWAPSKFDPVKSPMLFFKKGHPVIPPIPPDVGLDMVLKHMVLFIEKNLRPGAIKFFRTQSPRHFEGGDWNQGGTCQRLQPLSPEQVEGLFSLKNNGTNVEARLVNRHLMKALKRSGFHILDITHMSEIRADAHPSTSGGKKHDDCMHWCLPGVTDTWNDLFVKHLNNIKFRD, encoded by the exons ATGGCCGCACGAGACGACCACCATAACCACGTAAAGAAAAtccctctcttccctctcctctctcttctctgCTTCGCTTCCATCTTCCTCGTCCTGTCTCTCTCCAGGAAAACCTCCTCCAATCCTTTAATCTCCCACCAGAGCTTCCAATTCGGAGAAAACCCTGTAACCGACCCGAATGTGGCACTGAGTGGAACCTGCGACTACTCGGACGGGGTGTGGATCTACGACCACGAGCCGAGGCCGGCGAGGTATGATGGCTCGTGCAAGGAGATATTCAAGGGCTGGAATTGCATTTCCAACAACAAATCCAACGGTTGGGAACTCACCAAGTGGCGGTGGAAGCCCCGTCTCTGTGATCTCCCGCTGTTCGATCCCGTTTACTTTCTTGATAAGTACAGGAACACCAACATCG GGTTTGTTGGGGATTCCTTAAATAGAAACATGTTCGTTTCTCTGTTTTGCACTCTGAAACGTGTTTCCAGTGAAGTGAAGAAGTGGCGGCCAGCTGGTGCTGATCGAGGATTTACTTTTCTTAACTATAATCTTACCATCGCATATCACCGCACAAATCTTTTGGCTAGCTACGGTAG GTGGTCAGCTAATGCTAATGGTGGTATGTTGGAATCTCTTGGATTTAAAGAGGGTTTTAGAGTCGATGTTGATGTTCCTGAAGGCACGTGGGCAGGGGCACCAGCCTTCCATGATATTCTAATTTTTAACACAGGACACTG GTGGTGGGCTCCTTCAAAATTTGACCCTGTGAAGTCACCCATGCTTTTCTTCAAGAAGGGTCACCCTGTCATACCTCCAATACCACCTGATGTTGGCCTGGATATGGTTTTAAAGCACATG GTCCTATTCATAGAGAAAAATTTGCGACCGGGTGCTATCAAATTCTTTCGTACACAATCACCTAGACATTTTGAGGGAGGTGACTGGAACCAAGGTGGTACTTGTCAGCGGCTGCAGCCTTTGTCGCCAGAGCAG GTTGAAGGactcttctctctcaagaataatGGAACAAATGTGGAGGCACGTCTAGTGAATCGCCACCTAATGAAAGCCCTTAAAAGGTCTGGTTTCCATATTTTAGACATAACACACATGAGTGAGATTAGAGCAGATGCCCATCCATCCACATCTGGCGGAAAAAAACATGATGATTGTATGCACTGGTGCTTACCAGGAGTTACTGATACTTGGAATGACCTGTTCGTGAAGCATCTAAACAATATTAAGTTTAGAGATTGA
- the LOC122309365 gene encoding protein FAR1-RELATED SEQUENCE 1-like — MYFERVEVETTADFNSSNEMIPCVSPFNFEKQFQRVYTNSKFKEFQKELMGLMCYNCTLVSEQGCISTFDILDEIQVDDFTKMVHYTLYYNHEECELKCTCALFEMRGIICRHALRVCQFKRINVLPDKYVLDRWRKDEKRRYTVIQSSYDDYRASGDTWRYEMVVKRCMKLATKISPSEKHVNAFLRYVDEFDSMCDDITLGSKSDSTKTSQKIFDDEIQNSNVTQTMASGLEIRKPS, encoded by the exons ATGTATTTTGAGCGG GTAGAGGTGGAGACCACAGCTGATTTCAACTCCAGCAATGAAATGATCCCCTGTGTTTCACCTTTCAACTTTGAAAAGCAGTTTCAGCGTGTATACACAAATTCAAAGTTTAAAGAGTTCCAAAAAGAGTTGATGGGCCTCATGTGTTATAATTGTACACTGGTGAGCGAGCAGGGGTGCATATCAACTTTTGATATACTGGATGAAATCCAAGTTGATGACTTCACAAAAATGGTTCACTACACACTTTACTATAACCATGAGGAGTGCGAGTTAAAATGCACATGTGCATTATTTGAGATGCGGGGCATCATATGTAGACATGCACTTCGAGTTTGCCAATTCAAGAGGATTAATGTGCTTCCAGATAAATATGTCTTGGATCGCTGGAGGAAAGACGAGAAGAGGAGATACACAGTGATCCAAAGTAGTTATGATGACTATCGGGCAAGTGGAGACACATGGAGGTATGAGATGGTGGTTAAAAGATGCATGAAACTAGCAACAAAAATATCTCCAAGTGAGAAGCATGTCAATGCTTTCTTGCGATACGTCGATGAGTTTGATTCGATGTGTGATGATATAACTTTGGGTTCGAAGTCCGACTCAACAAAG aCTTCACAGAAAATATTTGATGATGAAATACAAAACAGTAACGTCACACAAACGATGGCTTCGGGACTTGAG ATAAGAAAGCCATCTTGA
- the LOC122311417 gene encoding probable pectin methylesterase CGR2 — MSRRPVNPARRIADDGSIPFIGVVQSKSRSSPLLSIGLVIVGAIILIGYSYSGSGRPSGDIHTLSEIEGGVSCTLEVPRALPILKKAYGDSMHKVLHVGPDTCSVVSKLLKEEDSEAWGVEPYELDDSDANCKSLMRKGIVRVADIKFPLPYREKSFSLVIVSDALNYLSPKYLNKTLSELTRVSADGVVIFAGYPGQQRAKVAELSKFGRPAKLRSSSWWIRYFVQNKLEENEAALKKFEQASTKRLYKPACQVFHLKS; from the exons ATGTCAAGGAGACCAGTAAATCCTGCTCGACGCATTGCTGACGATGGAAGCATCCCGTTTATTGGTGTAGTGCAATCCAAATCACGCTCATCACCCCTACTATCTATTGGGCTAGTGATTGTG GGCGCAATCATTCTTATTGGTTATTCCTACAGTGGTTCAG GTAGACCAAGCGGAGATATACACACTCTGAGTGAAATTGAAG GTGGTGTTTCATGCACATTAGAAGTTCCAAGAGCATTACCTATTCTAAAAAAAGCTTATGGTGACAGCATGCACAAAGTGTTACATGTGGGCCCTGATACCTGTTCAGTGGTATCCAAATTATTGAAAGAAGAGGATTCTGAAGCATGGGGTGTTGAACCGTATGAACTGGATGATAGTGATGCTAACTGCAAGAGTCTTATGCGTAAAGGCATAGTCCGTGTGGCTGATATCAAGTTTCCTCTTCCCTACAGGGAAAAATCATTTTCTCTTGTTATAGTGTCAGATGCACTGAATTACTTGTCCCCGAAGTACCTCAACAAGACCCTTTCAGAGCTGACAAGGGTATCTGCAGATGGTGTGGTTATATTTGCTG GCTATCCAGGTCAGCAAAGAGCTAAAGTTGCAGAGTTATCCAAATTTGGCCGTCCA GCAAAACTGCGAAGCTCGTCTTGGTGGATAAGGTACTTTGTTCAGAACAAGTTAGAGGAGAATGAAGCTGCCTTAAAGAAGTTTGAACAGGCTTCAACCAAAAGGTTGTACAAGCCAGCCTGCCAAGTATTCCACCTCAAATCATAG